CACCACCGTCAGCAGCAGAACAAGCTTATCGACGACGCTGCGGCGGATGGAAGCCAGCCGCGTTCCGCGCACAACGATGCTGGTTGCGGCGCTAGCCATGCGACCTCGCCGGCGCGCCGCGGGTGATGCTCCAAACCAGCAGGCGCGCTGCCGCGTTGACGATCAACGTCACGATGAACAGGGCCAGCGCGATCTCGACCAGCGCCGAGAGGTAGATGTTTTCGGTGGCCTCGGTGAATTCGTTGGCGATCACGCTGGCCAGCGTGTAGCCGGGCGCAAACAGCGACCTGGCGATCTCCGGCCGATTGCCGATCACCATCGTGACCGCCATCGTTTCGCCCAGCGCGCGGCCGAGTCCCAGGATCACGCCGCCGACGATTCCGATGCGGGCGTTCCGCAGCACACCCACGCGGATCATCTCCCAGCGCGTCGCCCCCAGCGCCAGCACCGCCTCTTTTTGCGCGCGCGGCACCGCCATCATCACCTCGCGCGTAATCGACGCAACGAACGGCACCACCATCACCGCCAGAATCAGCCCGGCGGCCAGCATGCCAATGCCATACATCGGGCCTTCAAACAGGCCCGTCCACTTGAAGTACTTGGCCAGCCACGGCTCCACCACCGTACGAAGCAGCGGCGCGAGGACGAAAATGCCCCACAGCCCGTAGATCACGCTGGGTATCGCCGCCAGCAGTTCCACCAGGAAAAACAGCGGCCCGCGCAGCGGACGGGAACACATCTCGGTAGCGAAGATCGCCACCCCCACACCCAGGGGCACGGCCAGCAACAACGCGATCCCGGAGGAGACCAGCGTCCCGAAGATGAATGGGAGCGCGCCGAAATCGCCCGCCACCGGGTCCCATGTCTGGGCGAAAAAGAACTTCCAGCCAAACTGCTTCAACGAGAGTTGCGATCCGTGAACCAGCTCCATCACGATGAGCACCACAATCGTGATCACCGAGAGGGCGCAGAGGGCGATCAGCGCCTTGAACAGCAGGTCGGGAATCCGTCCGGTGGGGCGCTCTGCCACGCGCGAGCTCGCGCTGCGCGGCGGGACCGCGACCACGGGGCGCAACTCGCGCTCGGGCGCCGGCTGGGCGGAGGGGGGTCTGAGGATGGGGGCATCCATCTCTGCTCCATGCTAGCCAGCGATTGTTAATGTCGTGTTAAAGGCCGGTTGCGAAGGGAAAAAATTGCCGGAGGCGCCGTCGCGGGCCTCCGGCTTCAGTCAGGGGGAACAGCCTAGAAGCGGTAGATGAGGTCCAGCTGTTGCCGCTTCAGCCACGGATCGGTTCCGCCCGGCCCAATTCCCGGTGCGCGGGCGGCGTTTTGCAGGGCGGTATTCAACGTACGGCCGATCCACAGCGTGTAGCTCACCGTGGTGTTGGGGCGCAGCAGCCAGTTGAAGTACACCCGGTGTTGCAGCACATTCGTGGCCGCCCTCATATCGCTCTCGTTAAACTGCGAGATCACCGCGTCCTGCTCGATGCGCGCGAAGCTGTAACCGAACTGCAGGTCGTTACGCAGCCGCTGCTGGCCGATGGTGCCCTCGAACCAGTACGCCTTGTCCTGTTTGTCGACAGTTGCCGGGTTGAGAGGGTTCAGCTTCGCCCGCGGGTTCTGCAGGTAGTCGATCAGGATGCGGACCGGGTATCGCGACCACTTCGTCGTGATTGTGTTGTCGAGAATGACCTCGTTGTAGAGGAAGCCCGAGACAAAGCGCGTAACTGCCGCACTCCCGGTGCCGGTCACCCTGCTCGCGTTGCTGAACGTGTTCGCATTGATGATGCGAACACCGGCGCCCGAGGGGCTGGCGGCCTGCGCGATCGCGTCGGCGTTGTTCCAGTTCAGGATGTTGTAGACCGGAATCAGCGTCCACCGCTTCCCCAGCTGCATGCGCGTCTGGAAGCTGCCGCCCACCGCATTCGAGTCCTGCACGCCGCCGACTTCGTTGAACAACAGTTGGATGGCCTGTGCCTGGAAGTTCTTGAACACCTTATTGGAAAGCTCCAGCGAAATCTTCTCATTGAAGCCTTCCGGATTGGTGTCGTTGTCCCACGTCATCGGCGTGCGCGTCCAGCTGTACGCCCATTTGCCGCCGGTCAGCGAAAGCCACTTGTGCGCCGCCGGGTTGTAGGTGATCCAGCCGCGATCCACGCCGATCGTCTTGCGCTCGAAAAAGCTGGTCAGGGTCTCGTTCGTGGAAACCGGGTCCTTGAAGTCAGGCGCGCCGTTCACGACCGCGCCGGTCGCCAGGTAGATGCCGCCGGTAAAATCCTCACCCAGCTTGCCGTCGATGCCCAGGCGCGCGCGGATGCGGGCGCGGAACCGGTCAACCGCATTGTCCTGCGCGAAACTCTCGCCGCGGACACGCATGTCGCCCGAGAAACGGAAGCGTCCCAGCAGACCTTCCAGCGCCCCAATGCGCTTCTGGTCTTCCTGCGTGCTCACGGCGGCGTTGGTCTGGTTGAGTTTCACGTCAGCCACGTCGGACTTGAGCTGATTCATGCCGCTGCTGGCCTCGGTGGCCGCGGTGGCAACCTCGGCCGCCTTGGTCTCAGCCTGGTTGGCGGCAGCCTGGGCCTGCTGGGCTGCTTGTTGTGCCTGCTGCCACTGCGCATCGTGCTGCCGCAGCTCCTGCTGCAACTGCAGGATCTGCTGCTGCTGTGCTGCCAGCGCCTCACGCAGCGCGCGCAGGTCCTCGGCTGTGACCGCCGGGGGCTTTGCCG
This genomic interval from Terriglobales bacterium contains the following:
- the pstC gene encoding phosphate ABC transporter permease subunit PstC; the protein is MDAPILRPPSAQPAPERELRPVVAVPPRSASSRVAERPTGRIPDLLFKALIALCALSVITIVVLIVMELVHGSQLSLKQFGWKFFFAQTWDPVAGDFGALPFIFGTLVSSGIALLLAVPLGVGVAIFATEMCSRPLRGPLFFLVELLAAIPSVIYGLWGIFVLAPLLRTVVEPWLAKYFKWTGLFEGPMYGIGMLAAGLILAVMVVPFVASITREVMMAVPRAQKEAVLALGATRWEMIRVGVLRNARIGIVGGVILGLGRALGETMAVTMVIGNRPEIARSLFAPGYTLASVIANEFTEATENIYLSALVEIALALFIVTLIVNAAARLLVWSITRGAPARSHG
- a CDS encoding putative porin, translated to MKQVLVWLLIVSCAAPAASQPSGSTTKKRSTAKGAATAKAPAAKPPAVTAEDLRALREALAAQQQQILQLQQELRQHDAQWQQAQQAAQQAQAAANQAETKAAEVATAATEASSGMNQLKSDVADVKLNQTNAAVSTQEDQKRIGALEGLLGRFRFSGDMRVRGESFAQDNAVDRFRARIRARLGIDGKLGEDFTGGIYLATGAVVNGAPDFKDPVSTNETLTSFFERKTIGVDRGWITYNPAAHKWLSLTGGKWAYSWTRTPMTWDNDTNPEGFNEKISLELSNKVFKNFQAQAIQLLFNEVGGVQDSNAVGGSFQTRMQLGKRWTLIPVYNILNWNNADAIAQAASPSGAGVRIINANTFSNASRVTGTGSAAVTRFVSGFLYNEVILDNTITTKWSRYPVRILIDYLQNPRAKLNPLNPATVDKQDKAYWFEGTIGQQRLRNDLQFGYSFARIEQDAVISQFNESDMRAATNVLQHRVYFNWLLRPNTTVSYTLWIGRTLNTALQNAARAPGIGPGGTDPWLKRQQLDLIYRF